A stretch of the Mycobacterium shigaense genome encodes the following:
- a CDS encoding TetR/AcrR family transcriptional regulator — translation MPKVSEDHLAARRRQILDGARHCFAEHGYDRATVRRLEQSIGMSRGAIFHHFRDKDALFFALAHEDAERMADVAAREGLIQVMRDMLAAPEQFDWLATRLEIARKLRNDPAFNRGWSERSAELAAATHHRLQRQKEAQRVRDDVPGDVLQCYLELVLDGLVARLASGEDPRRLAAVLDLVENSVRRKDSGEPAEDTTA, via the coding sequence GTGCCAAAAGTCAGCGAGGACCATCTGGCGGCGCGCCGCCGCCAGATCCTCGACGGTGCTCGCCATTGCTTTGCCGAACACGGCTACGACCGCGCGACGGTCCGGCGCCTGGAGCAGTCGATCGGGATGTCGCGCGGCGCGATCTTCCATCACTTCCGGGACAAGGACGCGCTGTTCTTCGCCCTTGCCCACGAGGATGCCGAACGGATGGCCGACGTCGCCGCCCGCGAGGGTCTGATCCAGGTGATGCGCGACATGCTGGCGGCACCCGAACAGTTCGACTGGCTGGCCACCCGGCTGGAGATTGCGCGCAAGCTGCGCAACGACCCCGCGTTCAACCGCGGCTGGTCCGAGCGTTCCGCCGAACTGGCCGCCGCGACCCACCATCGGTTGCAACGGCAGAAAGAGGCACAGCGGGTGCGCGACGACGTGCCCGGGGACGTGTTGCAGTGCTACCTGGAACTGGTGCTGGACGGATTGGTGGCCCGGCTGGCCTCCGGCGAAGATCCCCGGCGGCTGGCCGCGGTCCTCGACCTGGTCGAAAACTCGGTGCGCCGCAAGGACTCTGGAGAGCCGGCCGAGGACACGACCGCCTAA